CACCTATTACCATAATATTATAGTAACTTCAAAAATAAAAATCAATTTTAAAAGGGAGTATAATCAAATGGAAATAAAAAAAGTTTTAAATCGTTTTTATGTAAATGACATTGAAAAAGCAATAAAATTCTATGAAAAAATATTAAATGAAAAATCTAAAAATAGATTTAAATATCCTGAAGCAAATTTAGAATTGGTAACAGTAGGAAATACTTTAATAATAAGCGGTTCTGATGAGACATTAAAGGCTTTTAGAGATACTCAAGCAACATTTTTAGTTGATTCCATCATTGAATTCAAAGAATTTTTATTAAATAATGGTGCTGCTGTTATTAGAGACTTGAAAAAGGTACCAACTGGGATGAATATGACTGTAAAACATCCTGATGGTACAGTAGTTGAATATGTTGAACATAAATCCAATCTTAAGTGGTAAATAGCCTAAAATAGTAAAGAATCCTTTAATGATAAGGATTCTTCACTATTTTCATTCATACGATTTTTAATATCTAAATTATATTTATAACGTGTCATCTTTAATATAACTATCAAAAAATGGAGGAACTTTATTTTTTATTTTGCCATCACCAGATGGTTGTTTTAGTATTTCTTTTATGTTATAGCCACCTGGTATTGGAAAAGAAGTCAAGGACTTAAAATTAATAGCAGATTTTGGGCAGGAATAAACACATCTCATACAACCATTACAGGAAAGTCTGAAATTAATTTTTTCATTTTTTTCATATATATTTTCTGCAGGGCAATTCTTTATGCAAAGTCCGCAATGAGAACAATTTTCATTGACTTTCAAATCTTTTCCTAGCAAAAAAATTATCCGTGAAATTATAAACATCATACCTTCCATAAGCACCTTAAGTCCAATGCCAGTTTTAAGTGTTCGTTTTTTGCCATGAATCACTTCTTGGCACATTATATCTGCCTTCTTGGCTGTTGCCGCATAGAGCTGTTTGATAATTTCATCATCAAATTTATTCATCCAGTTGCTTCCTATGGAAAATAACCTCTCATAAAACACTTTGTATCCTTTTCTTGAAAGCTTTCTTATAATTGGCTTTGAAGCGTTATAATTAATAGGTGTTACGCCACCTGCAGTTCGGAAAATAAATGTCTTTTTGTATTTTTGTTTAGGAAGAAGTTTAATAAAATGACGTACAATATTTGGAGTGCCAAACCCAATAACTTGGCACCCAATTCCAACTAAATCGTATTTTTCAAGGTCTATTTTAAGATTATTCTTTAATACATCTTCAATCCTTATTACAGTAACATTGTATTGGTAATTAAAGAACCCTTCCTTAATCATATTGGCAACAATCTCAGTGTTTCCTGTGCCTGAAAAGTAATAAATCACAACTGACTTCATATTATATCACCCCTACCTTTGCTTTTTTTCTCATTATTAGTCTTACAACAAGTGAAATAGGTACAGTAAGTATCCATATTCCATATACTATGAACTTTAATCTGGTTACACTGCTTGCTGCTGTTATAAGGGATAATAACATTGATGGAAAACTATTTAATAAAATAAGTATAATAATGTTTTCTATAACATCAAAAAAGGCACGCAAATAAGCTATATACAGTAAAACATGCCACTTACTATTTAACACAGCTTTGCCCATAATGAATTTCAAAATATAATTCTGTACTATTGCAAACACCACAGTAAATATAAAGTCATCTAGTAAATACTTTACATAAATTGACCTACCCTCTGCACCCAAAGTTGTAAACAGTTGAAACACATCGCTGGCACTATATCCAAACCGCATATCCAACACATTTGCTCCATTACTATAAATGAGAAAACCTGTTTCAATTTTTCTCATAATAACCAATGCCGAAACTAAGACCAATATAACTAATAACCTGATTATATAAATTTTATTAAGTCTGATGTTTCTCTCCACTTTGCACTCTCCTTCACTCTCAATTGCTTGACTAAATTTATTTATTAAAGTATACTATCGGTATACTAATATACTGGTAGTATACTTATTTCTTATTTCTTTGTCAACAGATGGGAGAGATGTTTTTTGAAGGAATTAACTAGACGTGAGCATGAACAGTTAGAAAGAAAAGAAGCCATTATTTCCAAAGCTGAAGAACTATTTTGTAAGTATGGATTTGAAAAAGTATCTATGGACACTCTAGCCAAGGAATGTGAATTTACTAAGAGGACAATTTACAGATATTTCACCTGCAAAGAAGATTTATTTTTCGCCGTTGCATTAAGAGGTTATAACCGTCTTTTTGACATGATGAAAAATGATATCCAGAAAGGTACTACAGGCTTTGAAAAAATACGTTTATCTTACTATACCTATTATGATTATTTTTGCAAATTTCCTGAACTGATACAATTAATAAATATGAGTGGAATTATAAAATCCAGATCTGTAGGTATGAACGTTCCTTATCGTAATAAATTTACAGATTTAGACAAATGTTTATTTGAGGAACTAATAAAGACGTTTCATGAAGGAAAAACTGACGGGAGTATTCGTTCTGATTTAGAAATATCTGAACTTGCCTTTTCCTCAGTTTTTGTTGTTACAGGTTTTTTCCAATTGCTTTCTTTATCAGGTAATACCTATACAAATCACTTTGGTTTAGATAAGAAACAATTTGCCAAATTTACAATAGAAATGTTAGTAGATTTTCTCAAGAATAAATAGCCTATAACTCAATATTTAAAAAGGGTGGTCATTTTATCATATTATGTCCACCCTCTCTTTTGAGAATTCTATATATATGCTTGTACCAACATTCAACTTGCTTTTTACATTAATTTTTCCATCGTGTGCTTCTATTATTTGCTTTGCAATTGCCATTCCAAGGCCTGAACCTTTAACATTTACAGAAGTACTAGTTCCCCTATAATATCTTTCAAAAAGCTTTTTCACCTCTTCCTCTGACATGCCCTTTCCATTATCATCAATATTTATATATATTTTATCTTCCTTTTTTATAGAAACTCTTATTTCAGTATCTGGAGAATTGTGAATTACTGAATTATAAATCAAATTAGTGAAAGCCCGTCTTAAAAGTGTATTGTCAAAATTAAAATCTACAATATCTTCTACACAGTTAAAAATAATATTTCTTTTTTCATATTTAGGATTATTCAATATACTTATAACTACTTCCTTTAATAAACGCACTAAATTTTGACTTTGACGATTTATAGGAAACATTCCATTTTTCAATTGATAAGTAAAATTCAAATTTTCAACTATGCTCTCTAAATTTTCTGCATTTCTAAGTATTGTTTTTCCATACTTTTTTGCATCCTGAGATGTAACATCATACTTAGGATCACTCAGTATTTCTGCATAACCTTTTATTGGAGATAGTGGAGTTTTTAAATCATGTGAAATATTGGCTATCCACTCCTCTCTTAAAGTTTGATTCTTTTTTCTCTCATCTTCGCTGGCTTTAAGTTTACTATCTAAAATATTAAGACTGCATTTTATATCCTTATACGTTCCTTTTTCCTTCATGGGAATATAATCATTTGAAGCAAGTCTTCTTATGCCTGATGTTATATTTAACAATGTGCGATTCATCCATATACCATAAACTGCAGTAATAAGTATAAGTACTATAAATAATGCCAATATAACAAACTTTATCTTTAAAACCTTGTTATAATTCATGTATAAGGTTATTTTTGATATTTTTGCAGGAAAACCTATAATGTAAGTCCACTTTTCTCCGCTGTTATTAACACTTCCAACAAACATAGTATGTTCCCCTGCATTATCTCCATTTTTATATAACTGCACAGTATCTATTGGAGAATAATGTTTTGGGGCACTTTTAGGTTCATTATATTCTAAAGCCACATCTCCATTTTTATCAACAATTTGAAAAGAAAGCTTGTACTTTTTTAATTCACCTACTGCTGAATCCTTAAGTTTTGGTTTACCTTTATCAAAACTAATTTTTTTATAAAAATTAGATGTAAAATATGCAGGCCAGCTGCTCCAGTTAGCATAACTATTCTCGCTACTTATATTAACATTCAATAGATAAAGCCCTATCCCTAAAAAAATTGAAATTAAAATTAGAAAGGCAATAAAAAACTTAAAATATAAATTAAATATTATCTTATATCCTGATTTTTTCATCTATTCATTCCTCTTTACAAGCTTGTATCCAAGTCCTATTACAGTAACTATAATTTCCGGTTTAGAAGGATTTTTCTCAAGCTTTTCTCTTAAATGTCTTATATGAACGGAGATTGTATTATCATATCCAAAATAATCATCTCCCCATACTACCTCACATAATCTTTCCTTATTGACTATTTTATTTGAATTTTCTGCCAGATATAAAAGAAGCTTATATTCCTTTGCTGTAAGTTTTACTTCTGAACCATCCTTATATACCTGACTGTGCAACTTATCAATAGTAATGCTGCCAATGATTATATTCTCATTTTCACTACTGCTGTCTTCCTTTATACCATCATACTGCTGTCTTCTAAGCTGTGCCTTAATGCGAAAGGCAATTTCTCTTGGACTAAAGGGTTTTGTAATGTAGTCATCTCCTCCCATACTCAGTCCAACGATTTTATCAACATCGCTATTTTTTGAAGATAAAAATAAAATTGGACAGTAAGAAAATTGCCTTATTCTTTTACATACCTCTATTCCATCAATGTCTGGAAGCATTATATCAAGTACTACTATATCAGGCCTTTCATTCTCACATATTTTTATACCATCTAATCCGCAGTGAACTTTTCTAATATTCTTAAATCCTTCCTTTAATAGAATATCCTCTATTAAATCCGTTATATCTTCTTCATCATCTATAAGTAATATTTTTTTATCTGCATTACTTACTAAATCCACCCAAAAACACCTCTTTTATTATTGCAGATAAAAAGCTCAAGTCTAAAATTGAATACGACTTGAGCTTTTTTAACTTTACCAAACTGAATAAATTTATTTATAGACCTATGACCTCTTTCAACTTATTGATTTCTTCTATACTAAGCTTTGTGTATCTTACTATTTTTTCTATGTCTTCGTTATCTAACAACATATTTTTAGCAATTTCTATTGCTTTACCCTTTTCAGCTTGATTCATAGCTTCTTCTTTTTCCTTTTCAAATATTTTTTCTACCTTAGTCATTTTTAACCAACTCCTTACCACATTAGCATATTCTTCGTCAATAAACTTATCTGTAGAAGTTAACACTCCAGCTATAATAAAATACTGATTTCTTTCGTCATTTACTTCTTTAGCTAATTCTATGGTATCTTTAATAAGTTCATGCTTATCCTTTTT
The genomic region above belongs to Clostridium sp. AWRP and contains:
- a CDS encoding VOC family protein, giving the protein MEIKKVLNRFYVNDIEKAIKFYEKILNEKSKNRFKYPEANLELVTVGNTLIISGSDETLKAFRDTQATFLVDSIIEFKEFLLNNGAAVIRDLKKVPTGMNMTVKHPDGTVVEYVEHKSNLKW
- a CDS encoding EFR1 family ferrodoxin (N-terminal region resembles flavodoxins. C-terminal ferrodoxin region binds two 4Fe-4S clusters.); the encoded protein is MKSVVIYYFSGTGNTEIVANMIKEGFFNYQYNVTVIRIEDVLKNNLKIDLEKYDLVGIGCQVIGFGTPNIVRHFIKLLPKQKYKKTFIFRTAGGVTPINYNASKPIIRKLSRKGYKVFYERLFSIGSNWMNKFDDEIIKQLYAATAKKADIMCQEVIHGKKRTLKTGIGLKVLMEGMMFIISRIIFLLGKDLKVNENCSHCGLCIKNCPAENIYEKNEKINFRLSCNGCMRCVYSCPKSAINFKSLTSFPIPGGYNIKEILKQPSGDGKIKNKVPPFFDSYIKDDTL
- a CDS encoding TetR/AcrR family transcriptional regulator, which produces MKELTRREHEQLERKEAIISKAEELFCKYGFEKVSMDTLAKECEFTKRTIYRYFTCKEDLFFAVALRGYNRLFDMMKNDIQKGTTGFEKIRLSYYTYYDYFCKFPELIQLINMSGIIKSRSVGMNVPYRNKFTDLDKCLFEELIKTFHEGKTDGSIRSDLEISELAFSSVFVVTGFFQLLSLSGNTYTNHFGLDKKQFAKFTIEMLVDFLKNK
- a CDS encoding HAMP domain-containing sensor histidine kinase; amino-acid sequence: MKKSGYKIIFNLYFKFFIAFLILISIFLGIGLYLLNVNISSENSYANWSSWPAYFTSNFYKKISFDKGKPKLKDSAVGELKKYKLSFQIVDKNGDVALEYNEPKSAPKHYSPIDTVQLYKNGDNAGEHTMFVGSVNNSGEKWTYIIGFPAKISKITLYMNYNKVLKIKFVILALFIVLILITAVYGIWMNRTLLNITSGIRRLASNDYIPMKEKGTYKDIKCSLNILDSKLKASEDERKKNQTLREEWIANISHDLKTPLSPIKGYAEILSDPKYDVTSQDAKKYGKTILRNAENLESIVENLNFTYQLKNGMFPINRQSQNLVRLLKEVVISILNNPKYEKRNIIFNCVEDIVDFNFDNTLLRRAFTNLIYNSVIHNSPDTEIRVSIKKEDKIYINIDDNGKGMSEEEVKKLFERYYRGTSTSVNVKGSGLGMAIAKQIIEAHDGKINVKSKLNVGTSIYIEFSKERVDII
- a CDS encoding response regulator transcription factor: MDLVSNADKKILLIDDEEDITDLIEDILLKEGFKNIRKVHCGLDGIKICENERPDIVVLDIMLPDIDGIEVCKRIRQFSYCPILFLSSKNSDVDKIVGLSMGGDDYITKPFSPREIAFRIKAQLRRQQYDGIKEDSSSENENIIIGSITIDKLHSQVYKDGSEVKLTAKEYKLLLYLAENSNKIVNKERLCEVVWGDDYFGYDNTISVHIRHLREKLEKNPSKPEIIVTVIGLGYKLVKRNE